The Penaeus monodon isolate SGIC_2016 unplaced genomic scaffold, NSTDA_Pmon_1 PmonScaffold_14659, whole genome shotgun sequence genomic interval TCCCCAACTCAGGCTTttgggccacctagctcgcctccctatggacaccCTGCCCCACCGGGTTTTGTCTCCTGTAGACAACCCCGGGGTGGGGGAGCCCTGGGGGACGCCCTGGGAGACAgggtttgggcagctcgaggGAACCTGTCGGGGAAACTAAGAGGGGCCTTGTCcctccctggagactcgcccggGGGATCCTcggggctggaagcaaaggggggaggggcccaGCGCCCCGTCGGCTTTACCCcttgatatgatgatgtatgatgatatatatataatatataatatatatatatatatatatatatatccatatgaaatatttttttattatccatatataaatttaatatatattataatataaaatatatatatataatataatttgctacgccagggggtctttgtcctGTGGAGGCTGTGTTTCTGAAGGGACCTGGAAAACATTcgcgctggctgtgagcgggagcGGGAACAGCCAGAGACGGATTtggggcgctgctcctgtgaaacctcTGTTCCCCTTGTGGCCTGATATAACCTGTTTCCCCTGTTATAACTGTatttgctgtgtgacatgctggtttcccccgttttgtgcctatagaaaattacggtaaaaaaacttgtgtaaaaaagaacgctgtcattttgttttcttcgtgccctgcctcgccacttggcgttttccccctcCTGTTTtttcggggacgctgtggtgttcgggcctcttggagcttttaaagtgttcacgaccctgtatataaccgcCGTCCCCTAGcatgccttgtgttgggggcagagagacgggggCGGCCCGTAAAAATTTGGGTGCAAAATGGGATTGTGTTTGATCTGAGACGCGCCGTTTTATCATGTGGCCCAAAAGATGGGGGCAGCCATGGGGGAAAAAGGGCTATGATTGAGGGCACGAGTGAGGTAAACCCGGGCCAGAGGGACCTGATCACCCCCATGCTGGCCgtatgagggaggaaaatggcaaaaagggcagaagagcgggcACAAAGGGCCCGGCAGGCGCCCCATCCccgagatgcaggaaagggaaaggcaaggaaCGTTCTGCCAACTTTTGGGTGCTACAGCAATCTCCATCTTAAAGAGGGAAAACTCAGCATACACCAAAAGGCCCTGCaacgcgtgaagagtgaactgatggaggaggtgcagcccttaaagggcgaggttcggggcctgatggaggaaaaagggaaagggggcgtcACGGGTATAACGTTGAAAGCAGAGAAGCAAACGGGGTTTTCTGGAAACAGATCCCAGAGTGTCAGTTTTACGGGGGTCTCCCCTGGGTCCGGGGCGGAAACCCTCGGcctgcaaccctgtcgcacccaGTGGTcgtgcagaaggctggggacccatcggaaccgctccttgggatagggggcggcaaactcggacccggtcaacccgcctctttgcctccctcacccctttccccccccccctatgtttTAGTTcagggcacgcgttctccacccgaGCCCCTCGCCTCCAGACATTCGTGGGCGAAAGCcgctgagtacgaggggaaggtggcctgggaagcatattttccccttttttgaaatgctggcatctgcccgggctggacccaggaagaaaagggccctGCACGGGAAAACacgcaaagggggcccccggaGGAAGTTTTTTGGCATCTCCGGCATCCCCAGGCCTTTACCCCGGGCAGGGGCTTTGAAACGCCTTTCGGGCCCACCCCCGGCCAGGAAAATTGGGGCCCCACTTGAAGAGCGGACTCGTGACGTGGCGAGACATTTCCCCGCTGGCGCAAATTGGGGGCGTTGAAAGGAGTCGTCCCTGGGGCTGGGGAAGAGATGATCGGGGTCCtggcccgtgttttttttttgacgcttTCGGGGCCCAgcgctgcaaatctacgtcaagcgggcACCCCCGAGGCCTGCAGGTGGgctggggggggccggggggttcgGGGCCTTCCGAAGGCAACGAGGGGCCTGGGGCCGCTGCTCGCCCcccgtgacccccgggggccggaaggcaaaagtggaaaaaatagcaTTGGGAAGGTGAGCCCGAAAATTTTCCAGGTTGGTTGGGGttcggagaggtagggcacagacgcgtcagtgtcagagggagcggaacACGTCCTCTAAACGGACGGATTCTGATACCTTCCAGCGTGCTCAAGGACTGTGGCGGTGGGGCCCTCCGAGTACTTCCTAAGGCAAAGGGAAGGGGTAACGGGGGAAAACtgggacaggctggagaagggggccgaacccGCCCCCTCGTTCCCGGGCCCGATTGGGGTAAGTCCGTCGACCAGCACATGCAGGTAGGGCTCGTAGATGGAACCATGCCGCCGactggacactggggctgagaagcccCTATGCGGCctgtatgttggccactatgcacttCCAGACCCACGACTGTGGGgttgtcacggggcattgtgtgcagtcaAGGGCCAGGGGAGGCTCGTAGGGCGTGGCAGCAGGTGCGGGGCTGCCTGTATGTGGCCATCTGGACGGCCTGCTTGCGGGGCCTTGACTCCCTGACAGAAAAGGCttttgtcgaccttggacggaacgGTGGGGGTGCAGGGTGAAATGTCCCTTGCTTCCAGATTTGGCTGTGCAGAGGAGTTACGGCTGGCACTgccccttgccccc includes:
- the LOC119569378 gene encoding basic salivary proline-rich protein 2-like; protein product: MPRDNPTVVGLEVHSGQHTGRIGASQPQCPVGGMVPSTSPTCMCWSTDLPQSGPGTRGRVRPPSPACPSFPPLPLPFALGSTRRAPPPQSLSTLEGIRIRPFRGRVPLPLTLTRLCPTSPNPNQPGKFSGSPSQCYFFHFCLPAPGGHGGRAAAPGPSLPSEGPEPPGPPQPTCRPRGCPLDVDLQRWAPKASKKKHGPGPRSSLPQPQGRLLSTPPICASGEMSRHVTSPLFKWGPNFPGRGWARKAFQSPCPG